One region of Anaeromyxobacter paludicola genomic DNA includes:
- a CDS encoding DNA-methyltransferase, translated as MASNTPTARLAQVDAVEWLRSMPSGSVDLIVTDPAYESLEKHRAIGTTTRLKHSKASSNDWFSIFPNSRFPDLFSEAYRVLRKDRHFYLFCDQETAFVAKPLAEAAGFKFWKPLVWDKKRIGMGYHYRSRYEFILFFEKGKRKLNDLGVPDIIECPRIYNGYPTEKPVEVSEVLINQSTQPGELVIDPFMGSGSSGVAALRLKRSFAGADICAEALAVATKRFTEAGADVAEWRPTTVEPRQRSLLTAG; from the coding sequence ATGGCAAGTAACACGCCCACAGCCCGCCTCGCGCAGGTCGATGCCGTCGAGTGGCTCCGCTCGATGCCGTCCGGCTCGGTGGACCTCATCGTCACCGACCCCGCCTACGAGTCTCTAGAGAAGCACCGCGCCATCGGAACGACAACCCGGCTGAAGCACAGCAAGGCGTCCAGCAACGACTGGTTCTCCATCTTTCCGAACTCCCGGTTCCCCGACCTCTTCAGCGAGGCCTACCGGGTGCTCCGAAAGGACAGGCACTTCTACTTGTTCTGTGACCAGGAGACGGCGTTCGTAGCAAAGCCGCTCGCCGAGGCCGCCGGGTTCAAGTTCTGGAAGCCCCTGGTCTGGGACAAGAAGCGCATCGGGATGGGCTACCACTACCGCTCTCGGTACGAGTTCATCCTGTTCTTCGAGAAGGGCAAGCGGAAGCTGAACGACCTCGGAGTCCCCGACATCATCGAGTGCCCACGCATCTACAACGGCTACCCGACCGAGAAGCCGGTCGAGGTGAGCGAGGTGCTCATCAACCAGAGCACCCAGCCCGGCGAGTTGGTCATCGACCCCTTCATGGGCTCGGGGTCCTCGGGAGTTGCGGCTCTCCGGCTCAAGAGGTCGTTCGCTGGGGCAGACATCTGCGCCGAGGCCTTGGCTGTGGCGACGAAGCGGTTCACGGAAGCCGGAGCGGATGTCGCAGAGTGGAGGCCGACGACCGTCGAGCCCCGGCAGCGTTCGCTGCTCACCGCTGGCTAG
- a CDS encoding HNH endonuclease: MPLIRPGGRHDGFDDFPWSEEAAKGAVRFQAGTVFDPEGERRLITHFLHERNSQVRPQFIAAREREGILVCDACGVDLAGRYGSGFSKVFEVHHTIRVSLGRQETRMQDLALLCPTCHRVAHYQMAEPRRPEDIKRLVNRQRR, translated from the coding sequence ATGCCACTCATCCGGCCAGGAGGGCGTCACGACGGTTTTGATGATTTCCCCTGGAGCGAGGAGGCTGCCAAGGGAGCGGTGCGGTTCCAGGCGGGGACGGTATTCGACCCAGAAGGCGAACGACGGCTCATCACGCACTTCCTGCACGAACGCAATTCTCAGGTCAGGCCCCAGTTCATCGCTGCTCGGGAGCGTGAGGGGATTCTTGTATGTGACGCCTGCGGCGTGGACCTAGCAGGCCGATATGGCAGCGGTTTCTCCAAGGTCTTCGAGGTGCACCATACGATTCGGGTCTCCCTTGGACGCCAGGAGACGAGGATGCAGGACCTTGCACTCCTGTGCCCGACTTGCCACCGGGTTGCCCACTATCAGATGGCCGAGCCTCGTCGGCCTGAAGACATCAAGCGCCTCGTCAACCGCCAGCGACGGTGA
- a CDS encoding helix-turn-helix domain-containing protein, with the protein MAPPTNNNTSPAVRSAQPHCVEYSLDRHLRELVDERLEARIDDLAARLSELLGRQPTRRSDPLLSVSEAAEYLGLSTGTVYKRAEAGVLPCVKDGTRLLFRQADLDQYIEGNARSRTRTAQAAGLARYALRPAPTPSTLSARRARMIDVRPLLSKLPANQPEGESSGEPQSN; encoded by the coding sequence ATGGCACCACCGACCAACAACAACACCAGTCCGGCCGTCCGCAGCGCGCAGCCGCACTGTGTTGAGTACTCTCTCGACCGTCACCTCCGTGAACTCGTTGACGAGCGCCTCGAAGCTAGAATCGACGACCTCGCCGCACGTCTCTCCGAGCTTCTCGGACGTCAGCCCACTCGGCGCTCGGACCCCCTGCTCAGCGTGAGCGAGGCCGCCGAGTACCTCGGCCTCAGTACCGGCACCGTCTACAAGCGTGCCGAGGCGGGAGTGCTGCCTTGCGTCAAGGATGGAACCCGGCTGCTGTTCCGGCAGGCAGACCTCGACCAGTACATCGAGGGCAACGCCAGGTCTCGGACGCGCACCGCGCAGGCGGCCGGCTTGGCCAGGTACGCACTACGGCCTGCGCCCACCCCATCGACTCTCAGTGCACGACGTGCTAGAATGATTGATGTTCGGCCGCTGCTTTCTAAGCTGCCGGCGAACCAGCCCGAGGGTGAATCCTCCGGGGAACCCCAGTCCAACTAG
- a CDS encoding glycerate kinase has translation MRVVVAPDSYKGSASALAVAQAVERGVHAVFPDAEVRKVPIADGGEGTVEALVVATGGALRESAVRGPLGAPVRARWGVLGDGETAVVEMAAASGLPLVPRERRDPRVTTTFGTGELVKAALDAGLRKLVVGIGGSATNDGGTGLARALGARFLDASGAELPEGGAALARLDRIDLAGLDPRLASAELLVACDVDNPLIGPRGASAVYGPQKGATPEMVAELDAALGRYAEVARAATGRDVAGLPGAGAAGGLGAGLLWFTPARLRPGVEIVLEATGFEALVQGADLVVTGEGRTDFQTAMGKAPVGVAAVAARHGVPVICLSGGLGDGADDVLARGIDALASIVPQPMSLEECVARGPSLIEAAAARVCRLLRVGAALRR, from the coding sequence ATGCGCGTCGTCGTCGCGCCCGACTCGTACAAGGGGAGCGCCTCCGCGCTCGCCGTCGCGCAGGCGGTGGAGCGGGGGGTCCACGCGGTCTTCCCGGACGCCGAGGTGAGGAAGGTGCCCATCGCCGACGGCGGCGAGGGGACGGTCGAGGCCCTCGTCGTCGCGACCGGCGGCGCGCTGCGGGAGAGCGCGGTGCGGGGGCCGCTCGGCGCGCCGGTGCGGGCGCGCTGGGGCGTGCTCGGGGACGGCGAGACCGCGGTCGTCGAGATGGCCGCCGCCTCGGGCCTCCCCCTCGTGCCGAGGGAGCGGCGCGATCCGCGCGTGACCACCACCTTCGGCACCGGCGAGCTCGTGAAGGCGGCGCTCGACGCCGGGCTCCGCAAGCTCGTGGTCGGCATCGGCGGGAGCGCCACCAACGACGGCGGGACCGGGCTCGCGCGGGCGCTCGGGGCCCGCTTCCTCGACGCCTCCGGCGCGGAGCTCCCGGAGGGCGGGGCGGCGCTGGCCCGGCTCGACCGGATCGACCTCGCCGGGCTCGACCCGCGGCTCGCCTCGGCCGAGCTCCTGGTGGCCTGCGACGTGGACAACCCGCTCATCGGGCCCCGCGGCGCCTCGGCGGTCTACGGGCCGCAGAAGGGCGCCACCCCGGAGATGGTGGCCGAGCTCGACGCGGCGCTCGGCCGCTACGCCGAGGTGGCGAGGGCGGCGACGGGCCGCGACGTGGCCGGGCTGCCCGGCGCCGGCGCCGCGGGCGGGCTCGGGGCCGGGCTCCTCTGGTTCACCCCGGCGCGGCTCAGGCCGGGGGTGGAGATCGTCCTCGAGGCGACCGGGTTCGAGGCGCTCGTGCAGGGCGCCGACCTCGTCGTCACCGGGGAGGGGAGGACCGACTTCCAGACCGCCATGGGCAAGGCGCCGGTGGGCGTGGCCGCGGTGGCGGCGCGGCACGGCGTGCCGGTGATCTGCCTCTCGGGCGGCCTGGGGGACGGCGCCGACGACGTCCTCGCGCGCGGGATCGACGCCCTCGCGAGCATCGTGCCCCAGCCCATGTCGCTCGAGGAGTGCGTGGCGCGCGGGCCTTCGCTCATCGAGGCGGCGGCGGCGCGCGTCTGCCGGCTGCTCCGGGTCGGCGCGGCGCTGCGGCGCTGA
- a CDS encoding L-lactate permease — MLPALVAALPLFVLLVGLPLLMKPAVKVAPVAWAVTVLIAILYFHLPPGVTLLAALQGALFGIFPIMYIPFGALVVYNTLKATGWMDKMQGAMASLTIDRRAQALLIGFGFGAFLEGICGFGAPVAIPASILVGLGYEPMMAALVCLVANTGPVPFGSLAIPTVTLAGTTQLDLMRLSRMSGRLMAPLAFIMAFATVFAMSRGKGVKGALPVILVTGLSFSVTQLLVSNFVSAELTDVVASLVCLSATALYLSRRRDARPWLFPGEGAAVAKPKEFHPRELFLSWLPYLLLAVLVIAVNLEGTKRYFNGSAKGWEWMLVQFQIYNPGKLYKFTWLQSPGTIMLIAGLLAFPFLGIRLRTFGEQFGKTARQMVPSFVAVASILSISEVMNLALPILDPKTKLAVWGTLGVKQISMVNTMANSIVSVVSAHVYPLLSPVFGTIGVFLTGSNTSSNALFGNLQKLTAHGLGLSDVLMASGGNAGSPAGKMISPQSIVIAAAAVGLLNQEGRIMRQTIKYTIPYLVILGLMVWGYAFLFPHLVP; from the coding sequence ATGCTCCCCGCGCTGGTAGCCGCCCTTCCCCTCTTCGTCCTGCTCGTCGGACTGCCGCTGCTGATGAAGCCGGCCGTCAAGGTCGCGCCCGTCGCCTGGGCCGTGACCGTGCTCATCGCCATCCTCTACTTCCACCTGCCGCCGGGCGTCACCCTGCTGGCGGCGCTCCAGGGGGCGCTCTTCGGGATCTTCCCGATCATGTACATCCCCTTCGGCGCGCTCGTGGTCTACAACACGCTCAAGGCCACCGGCTGGATGGACAAGATGCAGGGGGCGATGGCGAGCCTCACCATCGACCGCCGCGCCCAGGCGCTCCTCATCGGGTTCGGGTTCGGCGCCTTCCTCGAGGGGATCTGCGGCTTCGGGGCGCCGGTGGCGATCCCGGCGAGCATCCTGGTGGGCCTGGGCTACGAGCCGATGATGGCGGCGCTCGTCTGCCTGGTCGCCAACACCGGCCCGGTGCCGTTCGGCTCGCTCGCCATCCCGACCGTGACCCTCGCCGGGACCACCCAGCTCGACCTGATGCGCCTCTCGCGCATGTCGGGCCGCCTCATGGCGCCGCTCGCCTTCATCATGGCCTTCGCGACGGTGTTCGCGATGTCGCGGGGCAAGGGCGTGAAGGGGGCGCTGCCGGTGATCCTGGTCACCGGCCTGAGCTTCTCGGTGACCCAGCTCCTCGTCTCCAACTTCGTGAGCGCCGAGCTCACCGACGTGGTCGCCTCGCTGGTGTGCCTCTCGGCGACGGCGCTCTACCTCTCGCGCCGGCGCGACGCCCGGCCCTGGCTCTTCCCGGGAGAGGGCGCGGCGGTGGCGAAGCCCAAGGAGTTCCACCCCCGCGAGCTGTTCCTCTCCTGGCTGCCGTACCTCCTGCTCGCCGTGCTCGTCATCGCGGTGAACCTGGAGGGGACGAAGCGCTACTTCAACGGCAGCGCCAAGGGCTGGGAGTGGATGCTGGTCCAGTTCCAGATCTACAACCCGGGCAAGCTCTACAAGTTCACCTGGCTGCAGAGCCCCGGCACCATCATGCTCATCGCCGGCCTGCTCGCCTTCCCGTTCCTCGGGATCCGGCTGCGCACCTTCGGCGAGCAGTTCGGGAAGACGGCGCGCCAGATGGTGCCGTCCTTCGTGGCGGTCGCCTCCATCCTCTCGATCTCCGAGGTGATGAACCTGGCGCTGCCGATCCTCGACCCCAAGACCAAGCTGGCGGTCTGGGGCACGCTGGGGGTGAAGCAGATCTCGATGGTCAACACGATGGCCAACAGCATCGTGAGCGTGGTGAGCGCGCACGTGTACCCGCTGCTGTCGCCGGTGTTCGGCACCATCGGCGTCTTCCTCACCGGCTCCAACACCTCGTCGAACGCCCTCTTCGGCAACCTCCAGAAGCTGACCGCCCACGGGCTCGGGCTCTCCGACGTCCTGATGGCGTCGGGCGGGAACGCCGGCAGCCCGGCGGGGAAGATGATCTCGCCGCAGAGCATCGTCATCGCCGCCGCCGCGGTGGGGCTCCTCAACCAGGAGGGGCGCATCATGCGGCAGACGATCAAGTACACCATCCCGTACCTCGTCATCCTCGGGCTCATGGTGTGGGGCTACGCCTTCCTGTTCCCGCACCTCGTCCCGTAG
- a CDS encoding bacteriohemerythrin: protein MPQPHPHPHWEERLALKNEPIDGEHQLQVDLVNALEDVLERGRPREEAEDILRQLDDFSNMHFMSEELMMRFHSYPELHAHADEHRQLLEHLRTLREQFARDDIPLTLETIRSLRRWLGAHIRTMDRKLAEHINQGKVGPEAEPH, encoded by the coding sequence ATGCCCCAGCCCCACCCCCACCCACACTGGGAAGAGCGGCTCGCCCTCAAGAACGAGCCGATCGACGGCGAGCACCAGCTGCAGGTCGATCTCGTGAACGCGCTCGAGGACGTGCTGGAGCGGGGACGGCCGCGCGAGGAGGCGGAGGACATCCTCCGGCAGCTCGACGACTTCAGCAACATGCACTTCATGAGCGAGGAGCTCATGATGCGCTTCCACTCCTACCCCGAGCTGCACGCCCACGCCGACGAGCACCGGCAGCTGCTCGAGCACCTGCGGACGCTCCGCGAGCAGTTCGCCCGGGACGACATCCCGCTCACCCTCGAGACCATCCGGTCCCTCCGGCGCTGGCTCGGGGCCCACATCCGGACCATGGACCGGAAGCTCGCCGAGCACATCAACCAGGGGAAGGTGGGGCCGGAGGCGGAGCCGCACTGA
- a CDS encoding endonuclease/exonuclease/phosphatase family protein: protein MTAPSPRRLAAALSLSLLLSACGPAPREPAPGSERLRLVTWNVHDLFDESDDPLTQDPVPRPDTVARKLARVGAVLARLDADVIVLQEVESLALLERLARGPPLAALGYVHLHLTEGRDPRGIDVAVLSRRPLARCVSHLADRDAAGAHLFSRDLSEVHLAVAGRPVVLLAAHLASKREPQDALRAAQAARADAIARDLLSGLPGALVVVAGDLNDLPGSAPLRPLLADPLLADLGALVAPADAYTYTPPAYRGRLDYLVASANALDWLARVEVAGGDDVEAASDHRPVLAELWVPPP from the coding sequence ATGACCGCGCCGTCCCCGCGCCGCCTCGCCGCCGCGCTGTCGCTCTCCCTGCTGCTCTCCGCCTGCGGCCCCGCGCCGCGCGAGCCCGCGCCCGGCTCGGAGCGGCTGCGGCTCGTCACCTGGAACGTCCACGACCTCTTCGACGAGTCGGACGACCCGCTCACGCAGGATCCCGTGCCGCGCCCCGACACGGTCGCGCGCAAGCTCGCCAGGGTCGGGGCCGTGCTGGCGCGGCTCGACGCCGACGTGATCGTGCTGCAGGAGGTGGAGAGCCTGGCGCTCCTGGAGCGGCTGGCGCGCGGCCCGCCGCTCGCGGCGCTCGGCTACGTCCACCTCCACCTCACCGAGGGGCGGGATCCGCGCGGCATCGACGTGGCCGTCCTCTCGCGCCGGCCGCTGGCGCGCTGCGTGAGCCACCTCGCGGACCGCGACGCGGCCGGAGCCCACCTCTTCTCCCGCGACCTCTCGGAGGTCCACCTCGCGGTGGCGGGCCGGCCGGTGGTCCTGCTCGCGGCCCACCTGGCCTCCAAGCGCGAGCCGCAGGACGCGCTCCGTGCCGCCCAGGCGGCCCGCGCCGACGCGATCGCGCGGGACCTCCTCAGCGGCCTGCCGGGCGCGCTGGTGGTCGTCGCCGGCGACCTCAACGACCTGCCCGGCTCGGCGCCGCTGCGGCCCCTGCTCGCGGATCCGCTGCTCGCCGACCTGGGCGCGCTCGTCGCGCCGGCCGACGCCTACACCTACACCCCGCCCGCGTACCGCGGTCGGCTCGACTACCTCGTCGCCAGCGCCAACGCGCTCGACTGGCTCGCTCGGGTGGAGGTGGCGGGCGGCGACGACGTCGAGGCCGCCTCGGACCACCGCCCGGTGCTGGCGGAGCTGTGGGTGCCGCCGCCGTGA
- a CDS encoding SDR family oxidoreductase → MARAISGKVVVVTGASSGVGRAIARAFGAEGAKVGLIARGREGLAHAAAEIARAGGEALPLALDVADAGAVERAADEVAARYGRIDVWVNDAMVSVFSPAWEMRPEEYRRVTEVNYLGTVHGTLAALRHMRRRDEGTIIQIGSALVYRSIPLQSAYCASKAAIRGFTDSLRSELLHDRSRVRLVMLQLPAVNTPQFDVVRTRLPRRPQPVPPIYQPEVIARAAVHAARHPARELWIAVSAIKAIVGQRLVPGFADRYLARHGFDAQQTDEPEPPNRPDNVDAPLPGDRGAHGRFDRRSRRFSLELWMRMHPLAALASAALATAGARAGWRVLRA, encoded by the coding sequence ATGGCGCGCGCGATTTCGGGGAAGGTGGTCGTGGTGACGGGGGCGTCGAGCGGAGTGGGGAGGGCCATCGCGCGGGCGTTCGGGGCGGAGGGCGCGAAGGTGGGGCTCATCGCCCGCGGGCGCGAGGGGCTCGCGCACGCCGCGGCCGAGATCGCGCGAGCGGGCGGGGAGGCGCTCCCGCTCGCGCTCGACGTCGCCGACGCCGGCGCGGTGGAGCGCGCCGCCGACGAGGTGGCGGCCCGGTACGGCCGGATCGACGTGTGGGTGAACGACGCCATGGTCTCGGTCTTCTCGCCGGCCTGGGAGATGCGGCCGGAAGAGTACCGGCGCGTCACCGAGGTGAACTACCTCGGCACGGTCCACGGCACCCTCGCCGCGCTCCGCCACATGCGCCGGCGCGACGAGGGCACGATCATCCAGATCGGGTCGGCGCTGGTCTACCGCTCCATCCCGCTGCAGAGCGCCTACTGCGCCAGCAAGGCGGCCATCCGCGGCTTCACCGACTCGCTCCGCTCCGAGCTCCTCCACGACCGGAGCCGGGTGAGGCTCGTCATGCTCCAGCTCCCGGCCGTGAACACGCCGCAGTTCGACGTGGTGCGGACGCGGCTGCCGCGGAGGCCGCAGCCGGTGCCGCCCATCTACCAGCCCGAGGTCATCGCCCGGGCCGCGGTCCACGCGGCGCGCCACCCCGCGCGCGAGCTCTGGATCGCGGTCAGCGCCATCAAGGCGATCGTCGGCCAGCGGCTGGTGCCGGGCTTCGCCGATCGCTACCTCGCCCGGCACGGCTTCGACGCGCAGCAGACCGACGAGCCCGAGCCGCCGAACCGCCCCGACAACGTGGACGCGCCCCTGCCCGGCGACCGCGGGGCGCACGGGCGGTTCGACCGCCGCTCCCGCCGCTTCAGCCTGGAGCTCTGGATGCGGATGCACCCGCTCGCCGCCCTGGCCTCCGCCGCGCTGGCCACGGCCGGCGCGCGGGCGGGGTGGCGGGTGCTGCGGGCGTAG
- the metF gene encoding methylenetetrahydrofolate reductase [NAD(P)H]: MKVTELLRFARERGEPIFSFEFFPPKTEEGVRQLYETVEALRPLGPAFVSVTYGAGGSTRQRTLELVTRLKRETEVEAMAHVTCVGASREEIAAVLDEVAAAGVQNVLALRGDPPRGAKDFQPHPDGFRYASELVAFIRSQPERWRFCIGAGAYPEGHPETPDLVRDLANLKAKVDAGVDFLVTQLFFDNQAHFRFVDRARAAGIGVPILPGIMPFTNVDQAERFTAMCGAVIPQPLRAAMAARRDDPDGALQLGVAYASLQCAELLRRGVPGIHFYTLNRSPSSRAIVAALRASEPWRQGG, from the coding sequence GTGAAGGTCACCGAGCTCCTGCGCTTCGCCCGAGAGCGGGGCGAGCCCATCTTCTCCTTCGAGTTCTTCCCGCCCAAGACGGAGGAGGGGGTCCGTCAGCTCTACGAGACCGTCGAGGCGCTGCGGCCGCTCGGCCCCGCCTTCGTCTCGGTCACCTACGGCGCGGGCGGCTCGACCCGGCAGCGCACCCTCGAGCTCGTCACCCGGCTCAAGCGCGAGACCGAGGTCGAGGCGATGGCGCACGTCACCTGCGTGGGCGCGTCGCGCGAGGAGATCGCCGCGGTGCTCGACGAGGTGGCGGCGGCGGGCGTGCAGAACGTGCTCGCGCTGCGGGGCGATCCGCCCCGGGGCGCGAAGGACTTCCAGCCGCACCCGGACGGCTTCCGCTACGCGAGCGAGCTCGTGGCCTTCATCCGCTCGCAGCCGGAGCGGTGGCGGTTCTGCATCGGCGCCGGCGCCTACCCGGAGGGCCACCCGGAGACGCCCGACCTCGTGAGGGACCTCGCGAACCTCAAGGCGAAGGTGGACGCCGGCGTGGACTTCCTCGTCACCCAGCTCTTCTTCGACAACCAGGCGCACTTCCGGTTCGTGGACCGGGCCCGGGCCGCCGGCATCGGCGTGCCCATCCTGCCCGGCATCATGCCGTTCACCAACGTGGACCAGGCCGAGCGCTTCACGGCCATGTGCGGGGCGGTGATCCCGCAGCCGCTCCGCGCCGCGATGGCGGCCCGGCGCGACGATCCGGACGGCGCCCTCCAGCTCGGGGTGGCCTACGCGAGCCTGCAGTGCGCCGAGCTCCTCCGCCGCGGCGTGCCCGGAATCCACTTCTACACGCTCAACCGCTCGCCCTCCTCCCGCGCCATCGTGGCCGCGCTCCGCGCCAGCGAGCCGTGGCGGCAGGGGGGGTAG
- the greB gene encoding transcription elongation factor GreB, which produces MTEQRRPRYITPEGFRRLSEEQQEIWTVLRPRIVAEVEAAAALGDRSENAEYKYGKQKLRELDRRLRFLSLRMDELTVVEPRPNGNGRAFFGAWVTVEDEEGEVRTWRLVGPDEFDVSQGLLSVDAPLGRALLGKREGDAVRFRPPGGEVELTVVEVRWSEPGAPE; this is translated from the coding sequence ATGACCGAGCAGAGAAGACCGCGCTACATCACGCCGGAGGGGTTCCGGCGGCTCTCCGAGGAGCAGCAGGAGATCTGGACCGTGCTCCGGCCGAGGATCGTGGCCGAGGTGGAGGCCGCCGCCGCGCTGGGCGACCGGAGCGAGAACGCCGAGTACAAGTACGGCAAGCAGAAGCTGCGCGAGCTCGACCGGCGGCTCCGCTTCCTCTCCCTGCGCATGGACGAGCTCACGGTGGTGGAGCCTCGCCCGAACGGGAACGGGCGCGCCTTCTTCGGCGCCTGGGTCACGGTGGAGGACGAGGAGGGCGAGGTCCGGACCTGGCGGCTCGTCGGGCCGGACGAGTTCGACGTCTCGCAGGGGCTCCTCAGCGTGGACGCGCCCCTCGGCCGGGCGCTGCTCGGCAAGCGCGAGGGGGACGCGGTCCGGTTCCGGCCGCCCGGCGGCGAGGTGGAGCTCACGGTCGTCGAGGTGCGCTGGTCCGAGCCCGGCGCGCCGGAGTAG
- a CDS encoding alkaline phosphatase family protein, with protein MRERATATGLGMGRLLARSVAPLMRDVLRPMARRGRVRPGPLEGGRRLLLIQLDGVSHRRLEGALASGRMPFLASRLARGTHRLSSCRSGAPASTPAFQAGLLYGRAPSVPGFVWYDRRSGREVRMDRATDAAAVELELSRGAPGLLRGGTSYFSIFSGDAALPHFCLSGLAGELSLDYYRDHFNGWDTLASGLVHTLTAARVGGRLAWEGALGAWDAVRWSASLGRWKHEPRFLLHRLMVGALMRELAVQGIIVDVARGVPVIFCDFLGFDEFGHRRGPESEAALAHLGSMDAALEAIFAAADSVPALRYDVFVLSDHGHVATRPFESYTGLSLPEYLALAGGGVHVPRALGGEEAVRLAQTRALRTWLARLPRRPRRLLAAGLDRAERGLIGHALGFARSDRVVTAEAGDLAHVYFTGERDPLPLAGIRARHPDILSALRECGAVGLVAVRDGGRGAVLCREGELDLAVPGDVARLPHPEPALLADYLAGLLRLPDSGDLVVLGWRGERREVVAYAWEFGSHGGVAPEEIETFVLHPAGCAFDFPAVRHPDALYRLLTAAYRTAPGRPRRPPGPPALTPREQHAP; from the coding sequence GTGCGCGAGCGGGCCACGGCGACGGGGCTGGGCATGGGGCGGCTCCTCGCCCGCTCGGTCGCCCCGCTGATGCGGGACGTGCTCCGGCCCATGGCCCGGCGCGGGCGGGTCCGCCCCGGCCCGCTCGAGGGGGGACGGCGCCTGCTGCTCATCCAGCTCGACGGCGTCTCGCACCGCCGGCTCGAGGGAGCGCTCGCGAGCGGCCGCATGCCGTTCCTGGCCTCCCGCCTCGCCCGCGGCACCCACCGGCTCTCGAGCTGCCGCAGCGGCGCCCCGGCGTCCACCCCCGCCTTCCAGGCCGGCCTGCTCTACGGGCGCGCCCCGAGCGTCCCCGGCTTCGTCTGGTACGACCGGCGCTCCGGCCGCGAGGTGCGGATGGACCGCGCCACCGACGCCGCCGCGGTGGAGCTCGAGCTCTCCCGCGGCGCGCCCGGGCTGCTGCGCGGCGGCACCTCCTACTTTTCCATCTTCTCCGGCGACGCCGCCCTCCCCCACTTCTGCCTGTCCGGCCTCGCCGGCGAGCTCTCCCTCGACTACTACCGCGACCACTTCAACGGCTGGGACACGCTCGCGAGCGGCCTCGTGCACACCCTCACCGCCGCGCGCGTCGGGGGCCGGCTCGCGTGGGAGGGCGCGCTCGGCGCCTGGGACGCCGTCCGCTGGTCGGCGAGCCTGGGGCGCTGGAAGCACGAGCCCCGGTTCCTGCTCCACCGGCTCATGGTGGGCGCCCTCATGCGCGAGCTGGCGGTGCAGGGGATCATCGTGGACGTGGCGCGCGGCGTGCCGGTGATCTTCTGCGACTTCCTCGGCTTCGACGAGTTCGGGCACCGGCGCGGCCCGGAGTCGGAGGCGGCGCTCGCCCACCTCGGCTCGATGGACGCCGCGCTCGAGGCGATCTTCGCGGCCGCGGACTCGGTCCCGGCGCTCCGCTACGACGTCTTCGTCCTCTCCGACCACGGCCACGTGGCCACCCGCCCCTTCGAGTCGTACACCGGGCTCTCGCTGCCGGAGTACCTGGCGCTCGCGGGCGGCGGGGTCCACGTGCCGCGCGCGCTCGGCGGCGAGGAGGCGGTGAGGCTCGCCCAGACCCGCGCGCTCCGGACCTGGCTGGCGCGCCTGCCGCGGCGGCCGCGCCGGCTCCTCGCCGCCGGCCTGGATCGGGCCGAGCGCGGCCTCATCGGCCACGCGCTCGGCTTCGCCCGGTCGGACCGGGTGGTCACCGCGGAGGCCGGCGATCTCGCCCACGTCTACTTCACCGGCGAGCGGGATCCCCTTCCGCTGGCGGGGATCCGGGCGCGCCACCCGGACATCCTCTCCGCCCTGCGGGAGTGCGGCGCCGTCGGGCTCGTCGCCGTCCGCGACGGCGGGCGCGGCGCCGTCCTGTGCCGGGAGGGCGAGCTCGACCTGGCCGTGCCGGGCGACGTGGCCCGGCTGCCGCACCCCGAGCCGGCGCTCCTCGCCGACTACCTGGCCGGCCTGCTGCGCCTCCCCGACTCCGGCGACCTCGTGGTCCTCGGCTGGCGCGGCGAGCGGCGCGAGGTGGTCGCCTACGCCTGGGAGTTCGGCTCGCACGGCGGCGTGGCGCCGGAGGAGATCGAGACCTTCGTGCTCCACCCGGCGGGCTGCGCGTTCGACTTCCCGGCGGTGCGCCACCCGGACGCGCTCTACCGGCTGCTCACCGCCGCCTACCGCACCGCGCCCGGCCGGCCGCGGCGCCCTCCGGGGCCGCCGGCGCTCACCCCGCGCGAGCAGCACGCCCCATGA